Proteins from a genomic interval of Niabella soli DSM 19437:
- a CDS encoding alpha/beta hydrolase translates to MALFTTRLYILLLLALYGGYSNAQVKTTPKKGTVVRVQFKAPSITGNPAGEASSRHLTIYLPPEYQQSAIRYPVIYFLHGMVWTDSSTMLDIHFDQLLDAAIANKEIPPVILVLPDANTTYKGSWYTNSALTGNWTDFIAKDVVTYVDQHYRTIPSRNSRGLSGISMGGHGALKVAMLYPRVFGAVYAMTPAVLNWSDSTNTKLPDFKAIQKAQHIDELNRDGRALVLVDLGRSFSPNLKHPPFYTDMPVTYSDDVAKTDSIVIKEWNEHLPTQMLDRYADALKTLNGLKIDWGRNDLARHVPGTCLEFSKKLEKLGVKHFAEAYLGGHSDRLSGMDGRVYTDLLPFFKKYLKWE, encoded by the coding sequence ATGGCTTTATTTACTACCCGGCTTTATATACTGCTGCTATTGGCGCTGTATGGCGGTTACTCTAATGCACAAGTAAAAACGACTCCGAAAAAAGGAACAGTGGTGCGTGTGCAATTCAAAGCACCCTCTATTACCGGCAATCCGGCCGGTGAGGCTTCCAGCCGTCATTTGACGATTTATTTACCGCCGGAATATCAACAATCAGCCATCCGCTACCCTGTCATCTATTTCTTACACGGAATGGTATGGACCGATAGCAGCACGATGCTTGATATACATTTCGATCAGCTTTTAGATGCGGCTATTGCTAACAAAGAGATCCCGCCTGTGATATTGGTTTTGCCGGATGCCAACACGACCTATAAAGGCAGTTGGTATACCAATTCTGCGTTAACGGGCAACTGGACCGATTTTATAGCAAAAGATGTGGTTACCTATGTTGACCAGCATTACCGCACCATTCCCAGCCGCAACAGCCGCGGCTTGTCTGGCATTTCCATGGGCGGGCATGGGGCATTAAAAGTAGCCATGCTTTATCCCCGGGTTTTTGGCGCTGTTTATGCGATGACACCTGCGGTATTAAACTGGTCGGATAGCACCAATACAAAACTCCCCGATTTTAAGGCAATACAAAAAGCGCAGCATATTGATGAACTGAACCGGGACGGCAGAGCGCTGGTTCTCGTGGATCTTGGACGCAGTTTTTCTCCCAACTTAAAACACCCTCCTTTTTATACGGACATGCCGGTCACCTATTCTGATGATGTAGCAAAAACCGATTCAATCGTTATAAAAGAATGGAACGAGCATTTGCCTACCCAAATGCTGGATCGTTACGCGGATGCGCTAAAAACATTAAACGGTTTAAAAATAGACTGGGGCAGAAATGATCTGGCGAGGCATGTACCAGGGACCTGTCTCGAATTTAGTAAGAAACTCGAAAAGCTGGGTGTAAAGCATTTTGCGGAAGCTTATCTGGGCGGTCACTCCGACCGGCTTTCCGGAATGGACGGGCGCGTTTACACCGATCTGTTGCCTTTTTTCAAAAAATATTTGAAATGGGAATGA
- a CDS encoding ABC transporter ATP-binding protein has product MAIPIITVSNLVKDYDNFRAVKGISFEVQEGEIFGLLGPNGAGKSTTLEIIETLRKKTSGTVTVAGFNLDERPDEIKSIIGVQLQASGYYPGLSLLQLVDLFAGLYNQQVNAMELLKTVNLEEKAKAKFKDLSGGQKQRFSVATTLINKPKVVFLDEPTTGLDPQARRNLWELIRKINGEGTTVIITTHYMDEAEYLCNRIAIVDSGEIVALDTPDNLIDHLVASGFERPKQVKKANLEDVFIQLTGKNLRED; this is encoded by the coding sequence ATGGCAATTCCGATTATTACTGTGAGCAACCTGGTAAAGGATTATGATAATTTCAGGGCGGTGAAAGGCATCTCTTTTGAAGTGCAGGAAGGAGAGATTTTTGGTTTATTAGGCCCCAACGGTGCCGGCAAGTCCACCACATTAGAGATCATAGAAACCCTGCGCAAAAAAACTTCCGGAACGGTTACAGTGGCCGGCTTCAATCTTGATGAACGCCCGGATGAAATTAAAAGTATCATTGGTGTGCAGTTACAGGCCAGTGGTTATTATCCCGGGTTGAGTCTTTTGCAACTGGTAGACCTTTTTGCGGGCCTGTACAACCAGCAAGTGAATGCGATGGAGTTGCTGAAAACCGTGAATCTTGAGGAAAAAGCCAAAGCAAAATTTAAAGATCTCAGCGGTGGTCAAAAACAGCGTTTTTCTGTTGCTACCACACTTATTAATAAACCCAAAGTTGTTTTCCTGGATGAGCCCACAACCGGACTGGATCCGCAGGCCCGGAGAAATCTGTGGGAGCTGATCAGGAAGATAAATGGGGAGGGCACCACGGTGATCATCACCACCCATTATATGGACGAGGCGGAGTATCTCTGTAACCGGATCGCCATTGTGGATTCGGGGGAGATCGTTGCATTGGATACGCCTGATAATCTTATCGATCACCTGGTGGCATCAGGGTTCGAACGCCCGAAACAGGTGAAAAAAGCCAACCTGGAAGATGTGTTCATTCAACTTACGGGAAAGAACCTGAGGGAGGATTAA
- a CDS encoding aspartate kinase has protein sequence MKVYKFGGASVNSAERVANVAGILERCSEPELVIVISAMGKTTNALEKVAQAFFENKQDAALQLFEEIKKQHITVAKYLLVTHYLACEARLKDFFTEVEWLLHDQPVREYDYYYDQIVSIGELLSTCIVSFYLNERGITNEWIDVRDIFRTDDNFRDANIELSFTQKNIEEQVLPLIKNKKWIVTQGFIGATDENESTTLGREGSDYSAALFANLLDAESLTIWKDVQNVMNADPKEIPDAVPLPSLSYSEVIEMAYYGAQVIHPKTIKPLQNKNIPLYVKCFLDAALPGTIIHNTITKNLPPIIVIKRNQVMMELKTKDFAFVGDAHAYQLYQWFNEHSLRPTLTQNGAISLTFAFDNWEDKIAKFSSAAAGLFDVHVTPGLTLTTIRHYDAEALNKYVNEKELLVKQQTVKNIRVLHR, from the coding sequence ATGAAGGTTTATAAATTCGGGGGGGCATCTGTGAACAGTGCGGAGCGGGTAGCTAATGTTGCCGGTATCCTGGAAAGATGCAGCGAGCCCGAACTGGTGATTGTAATTTCCGCCATGGGCAAAACCACCAACGCCCTCGAAAAAGTGGCGCAGGCATTTTTTGAAAACAAACAGGACGCTGCCCTGCAGTTGTTTGAGGAAATAAAAAAACAACATATCACTGTTGCCAAGTATCTTTTGGTTACCCACTACCTGGCCTGCGAAGCCCGGCTGAAAGATTTTTTTACCGAGGTCGAATGGTTGTTGCACGACCAACCAGTGAGAGAATACGATTACTATTACGACCAAATTGTAAGCATTGGGGAATTGCTTTCCACCTGCATTGTGAGCTTTTATTTAAACGAGCGCGGCATTACCAACGAATGGATCGATGTGCGCGATATATTCCGGACGGATGATAATTTCAGGGATGCTAATATCGAGCTCAGCTTTACTCAAAAAAACATTGAAGAACAGGTTTTACCCTTGATCAAAAATAAAAAATGGATCGTAACCCAGGGCTTTATCGGGGCTACCGACGAAAACGAAAGCACCACCCTGGGCCGGGAAGGAAGCGACTATTCGGCTGCGCTGTTTGCCAACCTGCTGGATGCGGAAAGTTTGACCATCTGGAAAGATGTCCAAAATGTAATGAATGCCGATCCCAAAGAAATCCCGGATGCAGTACCCCTGCCCTCGCTCAGTTATAGCGAGGTAATTGAAATGGCTTATTATGGCGCCCAGGTTATTCACCCCAAAACAATAAAGCCCTTACAAAATAAAAACATCCCGCTTTATGTAAAATGTTTCCTGGATGCAGCACTGCCCGGAACTATAATTCATAATACGATCACCAAAAACCTGCCCCCGATAATTGTGATTAAACGCAACCAGGTAATGATGGAGTTAAAAACAAAAGATTTTGCTTTTGTGGGCGATGCGCATGCTTATCAGTTGTATCAATGGTTTAATGAACACTCCCTGCGGCCTACGCTCACCCAGAACGGAGCGATCAGTCTGACCTTTGCTTTTGATAACTGGGAAGATAAAATTGCAAAATTCTCTTCGGCTGCAGCCGGGCTCTTTGACGTACATGTTACGCCGGGCCTTACCCTGACTACGATCCGTCACTACGATGCGGAAGCGTTGAATAAATATGTTAATGAAAAAGAATTACTGGTAAAACAGCAAACAGTAAAAAATATCCGGGTATTGCATCGATAG
- a CDS encoding L,D-transpeptidase family protein, which translates to MLNFMGRGYNGDDIFSDELLQLKMALFQKGKKIVLAFTFGMVFSAVAQAQTAYSAPAASYGAFFESQINSKNPRESFQRKGEYLKSLFKLKGLDWPARYVYIRAFKYDSQLEVWVKNSIKDEYKLLKIYKICALAGSLGPKRFEGDYQVPEGFYYINEFNPNSNYYLSLGLSYPNVSDRILSDQGKPGGDIFIHGGCATVGCIPIRNDQIDELYIIALSAKSAGLDYIPVHVFPINYTVKKSYDFLNKALENNPSYKALNVKLEQAFEYFEQHKELPVVMTRDNGEYVVNDAPPVPERFLPKQRPKSKFVPTHRKIDHVADVVAKWPEYPGGATAFADYLKKVGADATKNLPDGVTGGYVQLEFIIDTDGRPVNFKVLNGIDDYVDKEVIAEMEKMPTWSPALRLEKPVAKKMIQTVAVGGE; encoded by the coding sequence ATGCTTAATTTTATGGGTCGTGGTTATAACGGCGATGATATATTTTCTGACGAATTATTACAGTTAAAAATGGCTTTATTTCAAAAAGGGAAAAAAATAGTTTTAGCTTTTACTTTTGGGATGGTATTTTCAGCAGTTGCGCAGGCACAAACAGCTTATTCTGCTCCCGCTGCCTCTTATGGCGCGTTTTTCGAGTCCCAGATCAATAGTAAGAATCCCCGGGAATCTTTTCAGCGTAAAGGGGAATATCTTAAAAGTTTATTTAAGTTAAAGGGGCTCGACTGGCCGGCGCGGTATGTGTATATCCGGGCCTTTAAATACGACAGCCAGTTGGAAGTTTGGGTAAAAAATTCTATAAAGGATGAATACAAACTTTTAAAGATTTATAAGATCTGTGCGTTGGCAGGGTCTCTGGGTCCAAAGCGTTTTGAAGGCGATTACCAGGTGCCGGAAGGCTTCTATTATATTAATGAATTTAATCCCAACAGCAATTATTATCTTTCACTGGGACTGAGTTACCCTAATGTGTCAGACAGGATCTTGTCTGACCAGGGTAAGCCCGGCGGCGATATTTTTATACACGGCGGCTGTGCGACTGTGGGTTGTATCCCTATCAGGAATGACCAGATCGATGAATTATATATAATCGCTTTAAGCGCCAAAAGCGCGGGACTGGATTATATACCGGTGCATGTATTCCCGATCAATTATACCGTTAAAAAAAGCTACGATTTTTTGAACAAGGCGTTGGAGAACAACCCTTCCTACAAAGCCCTGAACGTAAAACTGGAGCAGGCATTTGAATACTTTGAACAACATAAAGAGTTGCCGGTAGTGATGACCCGTGATAATGGAGAATACGTGGTAAATGATGCCCCTCCGGTACCCGAGCGGTTTCTACCCAAGCAGCGTCCTAAATCAAAATTTGTTCCCACGCACCGAAAGATTGATCACGTCGCGGACGTAGTGGCTAAATGGCCCGAATACCCTGGCGGGGCTACGGCTTTTGCTGATTACCTGAAGAAGGTGGGTGCCGATGCAACTAAAAACCTGCCCGACGGCGTGACGGGGGGATATGTGCAGTTGGAATTTATTATTGATACGGATGGCCGCCCGGTTAACTTTAAAGTATTGAATGGTATTGACGACTATGTTGATAAAGAAGTAATTGCCGAAATGGAAAAAATGCCCACCTGGTCGCCTGCGTTGCGACTGGAAAAGCCCGTAGCAAAGAAGATGATCCAGACGGTTGCCGTTGGGGGAGAATAA
- a CDS encoding threonine aldolase family protein has product MIDLRSDTVTRPGPEMLQAMVQAKTGDDVFREDPAINELEAQCAALFGMEAALFCSSGTQTNQIAIKCHTQPGDEVICDADAHVYQYEAGGIAFNSGASVRLLAGDRGRINAAQVENAINPNDLHKPPSRLVCIENTSNRGGGSCYDFEELKKIRSVCDNNKLAFHLDGARLFNALVAKNETPAQYGALFNSISVCFSKSLGCPVGSVLLGTEAFIAKARRVRKILGGGMRQAGYLAAAAVYALDHNIERLATDHLHAKQIAAVLYNCPFVQTVLPVETNIIIFETKNTTAKELVAQLKNASILCHAVAPDRVRFVLHLDVTEAMVAAVIQKIQSLQF; this is encoded by the coding sequence ATGATAGATTTACGATCCGACACGGTTACGCGTCCCGGCCCCGAAATGCTGCAGGCTATGGTGCAGGCAAAAACGGGCGACGATGTTTTCAGAGAAGACCCGGCTATAAATGAACTGGAAGCTCAATGCGCGGCCCTTTTTGGAATGGAAGCCGCACTATTCTGCTCCAGCGGTACCCAAACCAACCAGATCGCTATCAAGTGCCACACGCAACCGGGAGATGAGGTTATTTGCGATGCCGACGCCCATGTGTATCAGTATGAAGCCGGGGGCATCGCCTTTAATTCCGGCGCTTCCGTGCGCCTTTTGGCCGGTGACCGGGGGCGTATCAATGCAGCGCAGGTGGAAAATGCAATAAACCCAAACGACCTGCATAAACCGCCCAGCCGGCTGGTTTGTATAGAAAACACCAGCAACCGTGGCGGGGGTAGCTGTTATGATTTTGAGGAGTTAAAAAAGATCCGTTCCGTTTGTGACAACAACAAGCTTGCCTTTCATCTCGACGGAGCGCGGTTATTCAATGCGCTGGTTGCCAAAAATGAAACACCGGCACAATATGGCGCCCTGTTCAACAGTATTTCCGTGTGCTTTTCTAAAAGCCTGGGATGCCCTGTTGGGAGCGTATTACTGGGCACAGAAGCCTTTATTGCAAAAGCGCGGCGCGTACGCAAGATCCTGGGTGGCGGTATGCGGCAGGCCGGCTACCTGGCTGCTGCTGCAGTTTATGCACTGGATCATAATATTGAACGCCTGGCAACCGATCACCTCCATGCAAAACAAATAGCAGCAGTGTTATACAACTGCCCGTTCGTGCAAACGGTGCTGCCGGTGGAAACAAATATTATTATATTCGAAACAAAAAATACTACGGCAAAGGAACTGGTAGCGCAATTGAAAAACGCATCGATCCTTTGCCATGCTGTAGCCCCTGACCGCGTACGTTTTGTATTGCATCTTGATGTTACGGAAGCGATGGTTGCCGCCGTCATTCAGAAAATCCAATCACTACAATTTTAA
- the pgi gene encoding glucose-6-phosphate isomerase, translating into MLPTQSPVKTKSWKKLAAHAATMKNVHMRDLFASDEQRFEKYTLRHGDILFDYSKNRITDKTLELLFDLAKESKVADGIKAMFSGEIINKTEHRSVLHTALRYFGKDVIESRGENVLPEVRKVQRKMKAFADAVHTGKHLGYTGKKIKTIVNIGIGGSDLGPFMVTEALKPYTVKGIEAHFVSNVDGSQIAETLKKLNPETTLFLIASKTFTTQETMTNAHSARDWFLKKAKDEKFVAKHFVALSTNATEVKKFGIDVKNMFEFWDWVGGRYSLWSAIGLSIVLTIGYHNFEQLLKGAYDTDEYFKATPFEKNIPVIMALIGLWYTNFFGTQTEAILPYDQYMHRFPAYFQQGNMESNGKSTDRTGKNVTYATGPIIWGEPGTNGQHSFYQLIHQGTPLIPCDFIAPAQTHNPLGDHHQKLLSNYFAQTEALMKGKTLKEVKDELKQSGLSKEAVDRLAPYKVFAGNRPTNSFLIKKITPFTLGQLIALYEHKIFVQGVIWNIFSFDQWGVELGKQLASKILPALEGDAPVTGHDSSTTGLINAYKEMR; encoded by the coding sequence ATGTTACCCACCCAATCTCCCGTTAAAACAAAAAGCTGGAAAAAGCTGGCTGCACACGCTGCAACAATGAAAAACGTGCACATGCGCGATCTCTTTGCTTCAGATGAACAGCGCTTTGAAAAATACACGTTGCGTCATGGCGATATTCTCTTTGATTATTCAAAGAACCGGATCACGGATAAAACACTGGAGCTCCTTTTCGATCTTGCCAAAGAATCAAAAGTGGCTGATGGTATAAAAGCAATGTTTTCAGGAGAGATCATTAATAAAACGGAGCACCGTTCCGTACTGCACACTGCGCTGCGTTATTTTGGGAAAGATGTTATTGAGAGCCGGGGCGAAAATGTGCTACCGGAAGTGCGTAAAGTGCAGCGGAAAATGAAAGCATTTGCCGATGCAGTACATACGGGTAAACACCTGGGCTATACCGGCAAAAAAATAAAAACGATCGTAAACATTGGGATCGGCGGTAGCGATCTGGGCCCTTTTATGGTTACCGAAGCATTAAAACCTTATACTGTAAAAGGAATCGAAGCGCATTTTGTATCCAATGTAGACGGCTCGCAGATTGCGGAAACACTAAAAAAGCTCAACCCGGAAACAACCTTATTCCTGATCGCTTCCAAAACCTTCACCACGCAGGAAACGATGACGAACGCACATTCTGCCCGCGACTGGTTTTTAAAAAAAGCGAAGGATGAAAAGTTTGTAGCCAAACATTTCGTGGCGTTAAGCACCAATGCCACCGAAGTAAAAAAATTCGGGATCGATGTAAAAAACATGTTCGAGTTCTGGGACTGGGTGGGCGGCCGCTATTCGCTGTGGTCTGCTATTGGCCTGTCGATCGTGCTTACTATCGGCTATCATAATTTTGAGCAGTTGTTAAAAGGAGCGTACGATACAGATGAATATTTCAAAGCCACTCCTTTTGAAAAAAACATCCCGGTTATTATGGCCCTGATCGGGCTCTGGTACACTAATTTTTTCGGAACACAAACAGAAGCCATCCTGCCTTATGATCAGTATATGCACCGCTTTCCGGCTTATTTCCAGCAAGGCAACATGGAGAGCAACGGCAAAAGCACTGACCGTACCGGGAAGAATGTTACTTATGCCACCGGTCCGATCATCTGGGGAGAACCCGGCACCAATGGGCAGCATTCGTTCTACCAACTCATTCACCAGGGAACGCCGCTTATCCCCTGTGATTTTATTGCGCCGGCGCAAACCCATAACCCCCTGGGCGATCATCATCAGAAACTATTGAGCAATTACTTTGCACAAACAGAAGCACTGATGAAAGGAAAAACATTGAAGGAAGTAAAAGACGAGCTGAAACAATCGGGACTATCAAAAGAAGCGGTTGATCGGCTGGCTCCTTATAAGGTTTTCGCCGGCAACCGGCCCACCAACTCCTTTCTTATTAAAAAGATCACGCCGTTCACATTGGGTCAACTGATCGCGCTCTATGAGCATAAGATCTTTGTGCAGGGTGTTATCTGGAATATTTTCAGTTTTGACCAATGGGGCGTTGAGCTCGGAAAGCAACTGGCCAGTAAGATCCTGCCTGCATTGGAAGGCGATGCGCCTGTAACGGGGCACGACAGCAGTACCACAGGACTGATAAATGCGTACAAGGAAATGCGCTGA
- a CDS encoding bifunctional nuclease family protein — protein MKKIELEIVALSHSITQTHSYAVVLGEVNGLRRLPIVIGGFEAQAIAVALEKMNPSRPLTHDLMKNFLVAFNIELHEIIISDLQEGIFFSKLICSSEHDTVEIDSRTSDAIALAVRFGCPIYTYENILEMAGIVMDEKGEPKATREEAVGATTTESNRDDLKTMSLEELHHLLNEVLENEDYIRAIAIRDEINSRTNR, from the coding sequence ATGAAAAAAATTGAGTTAGAAATAGTAGCCTTGTCACACAGCATTACCCAAACCCATTCGTATGCAGTAGTGCTGGGTGAGGTGAACGGGTTGCGCCGGTTGCCCATCGTGATCGGGGGATTTGAAGCACAGGCCATTGCAGTGGCGTTGGAAAAAATGAATCCCAGCAGGCCTTTAACGCATGACCTGATGAAAAATTTCCTGGTAGCGTTTAATATTGAGTTGCACGAGATCATTATTTCTGATCTGCAGGAAGGTATTTTTTTTAGCAAACTCATCTGTTCTTCAGAGCATGATACGGTTGAGATCGATAGCCGGACATCCGACGCGATTGCCCTGGCGGTACGTTTCGGATGTCCTATTTATACTTATGAGAATATATTAGAAATGGCGGGCATTGTAATGGACGAAAAGGGAGAACCCAAGGCAACCCGGGAGGAAGCCGTTGGGGCCACCACCACAGAATCGAACCGGGATGACCTGAAAACGATGAGCCTTGAAGAATTGCATCACCTGCTGAATGAAGTGCTCGAAAATGAAGACTATATCCGCGCTATTGCCATTCGCGATGAAATCAACAGCCGGACAAACAGATAA
- the ispE gene encoding 4-(cytidine 5'-diphospho)-2-C-methyl-D-erythritol kinase, with the protein MVFFSNCKINLGLHVTGKRPDGYHDIETIFYPLPVYDVLELIPAEVTSLHLYGHPIPGTKEHNIVWKAYALLKQQFPDLPPVAFYLLKNIPVGAGLGAGSANGTTALKALDQFFGLQLTRQQLLHAALELGSDCPFFVINQPCYATGRGEALAPLPLDLKNYYGVIVNPGIHISTPWAFRQLTPASPAVSLKEAVLTPVTEWVGLVTNDFESVVFNEYPEIKQIKETLQQCGAAFTLMTGSGSTVFGLFEKEPQLPVFPEHYFVKTVLLTSSAPPLPHF; encoded by the coding sequence GTGGTATTTTTTTCCAATTGTAAAATAAACCTGGGGCTGCATGTTACGGGCAAACGCCCAGATGGGTATCACGATATCGAAACTATTTTTTATCCGCTTCCGGTTTATGATGTATTGGAACTGATCCCGGCTGAAGTAACATCCCTTCATTTATACGGGCATCCCATCCCCGGAACGAAAGAACATAATATTGTTTGGAAAGCCTATGCGCTCTTAAAACAACAATTCCCCGACCTTCCCCCGGTAGCTTTTTATCTTTTAAAAAATATTCCTGTGGGTGCCGGCCTGGGCGCCGGAAGCGCCAACGGCACTACTGCGCTAAAAGCCCTGGACCAGTTTTTCGGACTGCAGTTAACCCGGCAACAACTGCTGCATGCAGCGCTCGAATTAGGCAGTGACTGTCCGTTCTTTGTGATCAACCAGCCCTGTTATGCCACCGGCCGCGGAGAAGCATTAGCACCCCTGCCGTTGGATCTGAAAAACTATTACGGCGTTATCGTAAACCCGGGCATCCACATCAGTACACCCTGGGCGTTCAGACAGCTTACACCCGCTTCTCCTGCAGTTTCATTAAAAGAAGCGGTGCTAACTCCGGTAACGGAATGGGTAGGTCTTGTTACCAATGATTTTGAGAGTGTGGTTTTCAATGAATATCCTGAAATAAAGCAGATCAAAGAAACGCTTCAACAATGCGGCGCCGCTTTTACTTTAATGACCGGCAGCGGAAGCACGGTTTTCGGACTGTTTGAAAAAGAGCCGCAACTGCCTGTATTCCCTGAACATTATTTTGTAAAAACGGTTTTATTAACCTCTTCAGCACCTCCGCTTCCTCATTTCTAA
- a CDS encoding glycosyltransferase — protein MKKYPRSILVATNHLKDLGGSETFAYTLIGELKRLGFEVEYFTFYKGLVSDKIENDLGAGFMSKKKYDLILANHNSCVKYLVNRGFIIQTCHGVFPELEQPSSYAHKHVAISKEVQEHLQHKHIKSKIILNGINLERFKAAVPLQSELKTVLSLCHSDEANQMIAASARELGAAFIYLNKYENPGWNVEQLINQADLVVGVGRSAYEAMACGRPVVIFDSRSYYPACGDGYVKEILEESILKNCSGRYYGHSFTIPALTAELKKFKKEDGAFFREFALKNLNITNSVLEYIRYFGERQPLSLKRGWLWAKRLIKGPALRKRMIKRYELEAGI, from the coding sequence ATGAAAAAATATCCACGCTCAATTCTTGTAGCTACTAATCATTTAAAAGACCTGGGGGGCTCGGAAACGTTCGCCTATACGTTGATCGGGGAGTTAAAACGGCTCGGTTTCGAGGTGGAATACTTTACCTTTTATAAAGGCCTGGTATCGGATAAAATCGAAAATGATCTTGGTGCCGGCTTTATGTCAAAGAAAAAATATGACCTGATATTGGCCAATCACAATTCCTGCGTCAAATACCTTGTAAACCGGGGCTTCATTATCCAAACCTGTCATGGTGTTTTCCCCGAGCTGGAACAACCCTCTTCCTATGCGCATAAACATGTTGCTATTTCAAAGGAAGTACAGGAACATCTTCAGCACAAACACATAAAAAGCAAGATCATTTTGAATGGTATTAACCTGGAGCGCTTCAAAGCTGCCGTCCCGCTGCAATCCGAGCTGAAGACGGTTTTAAGTCTTTGCCATTCAGATGAGGCCAACCAAATGATAGCAGCTTCAGCACGGGAACTGGGTGCGGCATTTATTTATCTGAATAAATATGAGAACCCCGGTTGGAACGTTGAGCAACTCATAAACCAGGCAGACCTGGTGGTAGGTGTGGGGCGCTCTGCCTACGAAGCGATGGCCTGCGGCCGGCCTGTAGTTATTTTTGACAGCCGCTCTTATTACCCTGCCTGCGGCGATGGATACGTGAAAGAAATACTGGAAGAAAGCATTTTGAAAAATTGCTCGGGACGGTATTATGGGCATTCGTTTACGATACCCGCATTAACAGCAGAATTGAAAAAGTTTAAGAAAGAAGATGGCGCTTTTTTCAGGGAGTTTGCGCTAAAAAATCTGAATATCACCAATAGCGTACTGGAGTATATCCGGTATTTTGGAGAACGGCAGCCGCTGAGTTTAAAAAGGGGCTGGCTTTGGGCGAAGCGATTGATAAAGGGACCGGCATTGCGGAAGCGAATGATAAAGAGGTATGAGCTGGAAGCGGGGATTTGA
- the rocD gene encoding ornithine--oxo-acid transaminase, producing MSAIAQNTSAYFIDLEEAHGAHNYHPLPVVLSKGEGVFVWDVDGKKYYDFLSGYSAVNQGHCHPRIVEAFTEQARRLTLTSRAFYNDQLGAFEKFITGLLGYDKVLPMNTGVEAVETALKLCRKWAYEVKGIAENEAVIIVCEQNFHGRTTTVISFSSDPSSRKNFGPFTGGFVRIPYNDLQALETVLQQKNIAGFLVEPIQGEAGVIVPDAGYLSTAKKMCADANVLFIADEIQTGLCRTGYMLACDEEKVRPDIVLLGKALSGGMMPVSAVLADDEIMLTIKPGEHGSTYGGNPLAAVTAVASLEVLLDEDMAQQALELGAYFRSQLEGLASPHIRIIRGKGLLNAIEINASDPDAAWKLCLEMMQKGLLAKPTHGDKIRFAPPLCITKAQLDECIAIIKTSLTILDA from the coding sequence ATGTCTGCAATTGCTCAAAATACCAGCGCGTATTTTATCGATCTTGAAGAAGCCCATGGTGCCCATAATTATCACCCCCTGCCTGTTGTGCTATCAAAAGGCGAAGGCGTATTTGTATGGGATGTTGATGGGAAAAAGTATTACGATTTCTTAAGTGGTTATTCTGCCGTGAACCAGGGCCATTGCCACCCCAGGATCGTGGAAGCCTTTACTGAACAGGCCCGCAGGCTAACGCTGACCAGCCGCGCGTTTTATAACGACCAACTGGGCGCTTTTGAAAAATTTATTACCGGGCTGTTGGGCTATGATAAAGTGTTGCCTATGAACACGGGCGTTGAAGCTGTGGAAACTGCTTTAAAATTATGCAGGAAATGGGCATACGAAGTAAAAGGCATTGCCGAAAACGAAGCAGTGATCATTGTTTGCGAGCAGAATTTTCATGGCCGTACCACCACTGTTATTTCTTTTAGCAGCGATCCTTCCTCCCGGAAAAACTTTGGTCCGTTCACCGGCGGGTTTGTCCGTATTCCTTACAACGACCTGCAGGCACTGGAAACCGTATTGCAGCAAAAAAACATAGCCGGGTTTTTAGTGGAACCCATCCAGGGGGAAGCCGGCGTTATTGTTCCGGATGCAGGATATCTCTCCACCGCAAAAAAAATGTGCGCAGATGCTAATGTTTTATTTATAGCAGATGAGATCCAGACCGGCCTTTGCCGTACCGGTTATATGCTGGCCTGCGATGAGGAAAAAGTGCGCCCCGATATAGTGCTGTTGGGCAAAGCCCTGAGCGGGGGTATGATGCCGGTAAGCGCGGTATTAGCCGATGACGAAATTATGCTCACCATCAAACCCGGCGAGCATGGTTCCACCTATGGGGGCAATCCGCTGGCAGCCGTAACAGCCGTTGCCTCCCTGGAGGTATTGCTTGATGAGGATATGGCGCAACAGGCATTGGAACTGGGCGCTTATTTTCGCAGCCAACTGGAAGGGCTTGCTTCCCCGCATATCCGCATCATCCGGGGGAAAGGTCTGTTAAACGCCATTGAGATCAACGCTTCTGATCCTGATGCAGCCTGGAAGCTGTGTTTGGAAATGATGCAGAAAGGGTTGCTGGCAAAACCCACCCATGGTGATAAGATCCGGTTTGCCCCACCCCTCTGTATTACAAAAGCGCAACTGGATGAATGTATTGCCATCATTAAAACTTCTTTAACAATACTGGATGCCTGA